TTTGTTTTTATTAGGAGTATTATTATTTAATATTGGTCAACAACATAAGGTTTTTGTAGATAATAAAACTTTTAAGAACTATAATTATATAAATGAAACTTTAGAAGTTAAAGTAGATGATGTTATATTAAAAGTGCGAAAAAAATCGAGAAAAGTAGCGAAAGTTGTTGGACCAAAACATAAAATAACTTTTGAATATAATGGAAAAATAATCGAGAAGGAATTTAAAATCCCAATTAATCAAGATGTTATTATTAATATTCCAGCATTAATTAATGGAGATAATGAATATATAGAATATAAAAGTATGAGAGAATAATTTAGTCCGCTCAAAGGCGGACTTTATTTTTTTAAATATCCCAAAACAACTTCTCTAAAATCAGGATTTCTACCTATTTCTTCATTTGTTTTTACTAAAATACCTTCATCAAGTGGAGTTATTATTTCCATTTCTTCAGTCATTTCACTTTGTTTCACTATTTTATGAGAAGATAATGCTGTCTTTATATCTCCTTCAAATGTAGTTTTACCAGAATTTATAATAGCAAATCTAGTTGCTATCAATTCAACTTCTTCTATGTGATGAGTAGACATAATTACAATATTTTCATCATTTGAAACAAATTCCTTTAGCATTTTCAATATTTTGTCTTTTTTTACAGGGTCTATATTTTGAGTTGGTTCGTCTAATATCATTATTTTTGGTTGTGCTGAAAACATAAGAACTATATAAAATAATGTTTTCATACCAGAAGAATATGTATGAACAGGTTTATTAATAGGCAAATTAAATTCCATCATTAATTCCTTATATTTCTTTTCATTCCAGTTTGGGTATAAAATTTTCCAAAGTTCAGCATAATCATATGGGAATAATCCTTTAAAGGTGATTCTTTCTTCTAATAACACAGAAAGATTTCTTTTTCTATATTTATTTAATTTTTTTCCATAAATGAGAATTTTTCCTTCATCTGGTTTTAAATCTCCATATATACATCTTAATGTTGTAGTTTTTCCAGCTCCATTAGGTCCAACTAATACATATATATCTCCAGGATTTATTGTAAGATTAATATCTATTAAAGCCGGTTTTGGACCATATGACTTTTCTAAATTAATAACTTCAATCATATTATCACCTCAAAGAGTTAGTTATCAACCAAGCTACAATAATCAAAACAAAAATCAAACCTATAAATGTAAATAGTTTATTTTTATTTTTTGTATAATTTGATGAATCAGTAAAATGAAATATTATCATAACTGATATAAATAAAAATAAAGATATTATATTAATAAAAATATTTTTTTGAGTTACTAAGCTATAATTTTTTATCATATTATTTGATTTTAAAAATAAGTCTACTAACCAAATAGAGATTGGAATATATATTCCACCTAATCCTTTAATTGAAGTTAAAATACTTAAACTATAAAAAAATGCGAAAAATAATAATGATCCAAACAACGATATATAATCCGAATTTTGTGTTATTCCAAAATATAATGATTTTGAAAATAATAATATACTTGCTCCAAATATATAATATGCCAAGTATAAGTCCATCCTTGAAACAGGTAATGTTGAAATTAAAGTGAAGTTTTTATTTTCCAATTCTCTGGTAAATAAAGTTGATGCAAATAACACTGCAAATAAATTTCCTAAATCATTTGGTAAAAATAACAAAATAGATATAAATATAAAATAATATGATCTTTGTCTAAGTTCTTTTTCAAAAACAAATTTAATAGTTTTTAACATATAATCACCTCATTATTTTATTGTAAGTATAAAATTAAAACTAGGAATGTAATTAGTAATTATTAAAATATAAATAACAAAAAACAATATCAAATACAACCATTTACCTTTCTCAAAAACCATAGAAAAAACAATAGCAGCTAATGCTTCTAAAATAAAAGGCAATATTGGAACATTA
The window above is part of the Marinitoga sp. 38H-ov genome. Proteins encoded here:
- a CDS encoding DUF6672 family protein; this translates as MNKRLIIRLMFIIALFLLGVLLFNIGQQHKVFVDNKTFKNYNYINETLEVKVDDVILKVRKKSRKVAKVVGPKHKITFEYNGKIIEKEFKIPINQDVIINIPALINGDNEYIEYKSMRE
- a CDS encoding ABC transporter ATP-binding protein; translated protein: MIEVINLEKSYGPKPALIDINLTINPGDIYVLVGPNGAGKTTTLRCIYGDLKPDEGKILIYGKKLNKYRKRNLSVLLEERITFKGLFPYDYAELWKILYPNWNEKKYKELMMEFNLPINKPVHTYSSGMKTLFYIVLMFSAQPKIMILDEPTQNIDPVKKDKILKMLKEFVSNDENIVIMSTHHIEEVELIATRFAIINSGKTTFEGDIKTALSSHKIVKQSEMTEEMEIITPLDEGILVKTNEEIGRNPDFREVVLGYLKK